The Bombus fervidus isolate BK054 chromosome 3, iyBomFerv1, whole genome shotgun sequence genome includes a window with the following:
- the Centrocortin gene encoding cerebellar degeneration-related protein 2-like isoform X2, protein MSLLSSSIGNVCCLTDEEADHNMLQDLQLAAELGKTLLERNKELENIIKTHQSTVEEQAQEIEYMKKQTAALREVNDSRLKIYEQLEVSIQDLERANHRLVIENTSDKKLIKSQCLTIENLEARCEEFQKKIDEINEQHESILRQQTASQSTNTAQTQTFVWKAPAMQGGSIQQSAASRGQRPFQEAIIDSNVRQFHTTVSTNDEEVTELLRQVQEARSQRTREQKKVAELEQQLTTVLQENTTLEEQLNVLRGKAQDVKNLQEEINTLEEVRRGQLCGRCLRGMESKTHDELSIMLNQEEYDDISMAESLINDTQRDTVSVTEDTNEEHEGQSDLKNPYRELVEKYQALLEVQRLSALRRKDSIPTPMSLQEELEMSGEFNSFHAPTLETEIQQEPTKPASGNVTRAKTEVCGKKILSATPTDFSEAETSSSGFLDETSNKATQTEGRPGSFLCSIADGEDCKFSIYDDNSPFESRFRKTPEYRQLFSEIFSVLKRAAEAKDEGEKLPLLDDSTNTTASQQQSPTPLQEDIPSETTDDNQSVTSSMFSSAVSEPPYKVQLPASSNGVKEEQNTEASTTAQEKTRTDVVRDANHTVSIALNYKNKTSRKNTNRKLSYNERPTTPDTIPTTNPRFVPPRPNSSGKRKFRPFTIANHNGNLVRNGYSYASKTKESPNSARQPNNVYIQNHNDQQNSSFEYRNYKPSTASEDVARLKRLEMSYAEVLRLPNRCKISNRRRN, encoded by the exons ACTTGCAATTGGCTGCAGAACTCGGCAAAACACTTTTAGAACGGAACAAGGAATTAGAAAACATTATCAAAACACACCAGTCCACCGTTGAGGAACAAGCACAAGAAATAGAG TATATGAAAAAACAAACAGCTGCTTTGAGGGAGGTAAACGACTCACGACTGAAAATTTATGAGCAACTCGAAGTCAGCATCCAGGATTTGGAACGTGCAAATCACCGTCTCGTGATTGAGAACACAAGTGACAAAAAGCTAATCAAAAG CCAGTGTTTGACAATCGAGAACTTGGAAGCTCGGTGCGAGGAATTTCAGAAGAAAATCGACGAGATAAACGAACAACATGAGAGTATACTTCGGCAACAAACTGCGAGTCAATCGACGAATACCGCACAGACACAGACCTTTGTATGGAAAGCGCCGGCCATGCAGGGTGGCAGCATACAACAg agcGCTGCCTCACGTGGCCAAAGACCTTTCCAAGAAGCTATCATTGACTCGAACGTTCGGCAGTTTCATACAACAGTTTCAACAAACGACGAAGAAGTTACCGAATTGCTGAGGCAGGTGCAGGAAGCGCGAAGTCAAAGAACAAGGGAGCAAAAGAAAGTCGCTGAGCTCGAACAACAATTAACTACCGTATTGCAGGAAAATACAACATTAGAAGAACAGTTGAACGTTTTGCGGGGTAAAGCGCAAGACGTCAAAAATCTTCAAGAAGAAATAAACACGCTCGAAGAAGTCAG ACGAGGCCAACTATGTGGACGATGTTTACGCGGAATGGAATCTAAAACACACGACGAACTCTCTATAATGTTGAACCAGGAAGAATACGATGATATTAGCATGGCTGAATCACTCATAAATGACACTCAACGTGACACCGTATCTGTTACTGAG GATACGAACGAGGAACACGAAGGGCAAAGCGACTTGAAGAATCCCTACAGAGAGCTGGTAGAAAAGTACCAAGCTTTGTTAGAAGTTCAAAGACTGTCGGCTCTTCGACGAAAGGACAGCATACCAACGCCCATGTCGTTGCAAGAAGAATTAGAGATGTCGGGCGAATTTAACAGCTTTCATGCTCCGACGTTGGAAACAGAGATTCAACAAGAGCCGACGAAACCTGCCAGTGGAAACGTTACACGTGCCAAAACTGAAGTATGCGGTAAGAAGATACTCTCGGCTACACCTACAGACTTCTCCGAAGCCGAGACTTCGTCTTCTGGATTCTTGGACGAGACGAGCAATAAAGCGACGCAAACGGAAGGAAGACCCGGCTCCTTCCTTTGTTCTATCGCGGACGGAGAAGATTGCAAGTTCAGCATATACGACGATAATAGCCCGTTCGAGAGTAGATTTAGGAAAACACCGGAATACAGACAATTGTTTAGTGAAATATTCAGCGTCCTTAAACGAGCGGCGGAAGCCAAAGACGAAGGGGAAAAATTACCATTGCTGGATGATTCTACGAATACGACAGCTTCTCAACAGCAATCCCCGACTCCGCTCCAAGAGGATATTCCAAGCGAGACTACGGACGACAATCAGAGCGTCACTTCGTCCATGTTCTCCTCCGCTGTATCTGAGCCGCCTTACAAAGTACAATTGCCTGCCTCGTCGAACGGAGTTAAAGAAGAACAAAATACCGAGGCAAGTACGACTGCGCAGGAAAAAACTAGAACCGATGTTGTTCGAGACGCGAATCATACGGTCTCTATAGCgcttaattataaaaataagacCTCAAGGAAAAATACCAATAGAAAATTGTCGTATAACGAGAGACCAACGACGCCTGACACGATTCCGACGACAAACCCGAGGTTCGTTCCGCCAAGGCCGAACAGCAGTGGAAAGAGGAAGTTCAGACCTTTCACAATCGCCAATCACAATGGTAATCTCGTCCGTAATGGGTACAGTTATGCgagtaaaacgaaagaatcgcCCAATTCCGCAAGACAGCCAAATAACGTGTACATACAGAACCACAATGATCAACAAAATAGCAGTTTCGAGTACAGAAACTATAAACCGAGCACCGCGTCTGAAGACGTCGCTCGATTAAAACGTTTAGAAATGTCTTACGCAGAAGTTCTCCGATTGCCAAATAGGTGTAAAATAAGTAATCGtcgtagaaattaa
- the Centrocortin gene encoding cerebellar degeneration-related protein 2-like isoform X3, with the protein MASFKDLQNDWYTLCQDCTDCWTRSDLQLAAELGKTLLERNKELENIIKTHQSTVEEQAQEIEYMKKQTAALREVNDSRLKIYEQLEVSIQDLERANHRLVIENTSDKKLIKSQCLTIENLEARCEEFQKKIDEINEQHESILRQQTASQSTNTAQTQTFVWKAPAMQGGSIQQSAASRGQRPFQEAIIDSNVRQFHTTVSTNDEEVTELLRQVQEARSQRTREQKKVAELEQQLTTVLQENTTLEEQLNVLRGKAQDVKNLQEEINTLEEVRRGQLCGRCLRGMESKTHDELSIMLNQEEYDDISMAESLINDTQRDTVSVTEDTNEEHEGQSDLKNPYRELVEKYQALLEVQRLSALRRKDSIPTPMSLQEELEMSGEFNSFHAPTLETEIQQEPTKPASGNVTRAKTEVCGKKILSATPTDFSEAETSSSGFLDETSNKATQTEGRPGSFLCSIADGEDCKFSIYDDNSPFESRFRKTPEYRQLFSEIFSVLKRAAEAKDEGEKLPLLDDSTNTTASQQQSPTPLQEDIPSETTDDNQSVTSSMFSSAVSEPPYKVQLPASSNGVKEEQNTEASTTAQEKTRTDVVRDANHTVSIALNYKNKTSRKNTNRKLSYNERPTTPDTIPTTNPRFVPPRPNSSGKRKFRPFTIANHNGNLVRNGYSYASKTKESPNSARQPNNVYIQNHNDQQNSSFEYRNYKPSTASEDVARLKRLEMSYAEVLRLPNRCKISNRRRN; encoded by the exons ACTTGCAATTGGCTGCAGAACTCGGCAAAACACTTTTAGAACGGAACAAGGAATTAGAAAACATTATCAAAACACACCAGTCCACCGTTGAGGAACAAGCACAAGAAATAGAG TATATGAAAAAACAAACAGCTGCTTTGAGGGAGGTAAACGACTCACGACTGAAAATTTATGAGCAACTCGAAGTCAGCATCCAGGATTTGGAACGTGCAAATCACCGTCTCGTGATTGAGAACACAAGTGACAAAAAGCTAATCAAAAG CCAGTGTTTGACAATCGAGAACTTGGAAGCTCGGTGCGAGGAATTTCAGAAGAAAATCGACGAGATAAACGAACAACATGAGAGTATACTTCGGCAACAAACTGCGAGTCAATCGACGAATACCGCACAGACACAGACCTTTGTATGGAAAGCGCCGGCCATGCAGGGTGGCAGCATACAACAg agcGCTGCCTCACGTGGCCAAAGACCTTTCCAAGAAGCTATCATTGACTCGAACGTTCGGCAGTTTCATACAACAGTTTCAACAAACGACGAAGAAGTTACCGAATTGCTGAGGCAGGTGCAGGAAGCGCGAAGTCAAAGAACAAGGGAGCAAAAGAAAGTCGCTGAGCTCGAACAACAATTAACTACCGTATTGCAGGAAAATACAACATTAGAAGAACAGTTGAACGTTTTGCGGGGTAAAGCGCAAGACGTCAAAAATCTTCAAGAAGAAATAAACACGCTCGAAGAAGTCAG ACGAGGCCAACTATGTGGACGATGTTTACGCGGAATGGAATCTAAAACACACGACGAACTCTCTATAATGTTGAACCAGGAAGAATACGATGATATTAGCATGGCTGAATCACTCATAAATGACACTCAACGTGACACCGTATCTGTTACTGAG GATACGAACGAGGAACACGAAGGGCAAAGCGACTTGAAGAATCCCTACAGAGAGCTGGTAGAAAAGTACCAAGCTTTGTTAGAAGTTCAAAGACTGTCGGCTCTTCGACGAAAGGACAGCATACCAACGCCCATGTCGTTGCAAGAAGAATTAGAGATGTCGGGCGAATTTAACAGCTTTCATGCTCCGACGTTGGAAACAGAGATTCAACAAGAGCCGACGAAACCTGCCAGTGGAAACGTTACACGTGCCAAAACTGAAGTATGCGGTAAGAAGATACTCTCGGCTACACCTACAGACTTCTCCGAAGCCGAGACTTCGTCTTCTGGATTCTTGGACGAGACGAGCAATAAAGCGACGCAAACGGAAGGAAGACCCGGCTCCTTCCTTTGTTCTATCGCGGACGGAGAAGATTGCAAGTTCAGCATATACGACGATAATAGCCCGTTCGAGAGTAGATTTAGGAAAACACCGGAATACAGACAATTGTTTAGTGAAATATTCAGCGTCCTTAAACGAGCGGCGGAAGCCAAAGACGAAGGGGAAAAATTACCATTGCTGGATGATTCTACGAATACGACAGCTTCTCAACAGCAATCCCCGACTCCGCTCCAAGAGGATATTCCAAGCGAGACTACGGACGACAATCAGAGCGTCACTTCGTCCATGTTCTCCTCCGCTGTATCTGAGCCGCCTTACAAAGTACAATTGCCTGCCTCGTCGAACGGAGTTAAAGAAGAACAAAATACCGAGGCAAGTACGACTGCGCAGGAAAAAACTAGAACCGATGTTGTTCGAGACGCGAATCATACGGTCTCTATAGCgcttaattataaaaataagacCTCAAGGAAAAATACCAATAGAAAATTGTCGTATAACGAGAGACCAACGACGCCTGACACGATTCCGACGACAAACCCGAGGTTCGTTCCGCCAAGGCCGAACAGCAGTGGAAAGAGGAAGTTCAGACCTTTCACAATCGCCAATCACAATGGTAATCTCGTCCGTAATGGGTACAGTTATGCgagtaaaacgaaagaatcgcCCAATTCCGCAAGACAGCCAAATAACGTGTACATACAGAACCACAATGATCAACAAAATAGCAGTTTCGAGTACAGAAACTATAAACCGAGCACCGCGTCTGAAGACGTCGCTCGATTAAAACGTTTAGAAATGTCTTACGCAGAAGTTCTCCGATTGCCAAATAGGTGTAAAATAAGTAATCGtcgtagaaattaa
- the Centrocortin gene encoding cerebellar degeneration-related protein 2-like isoform X1 — protein MSEHNDSQTPLNSFDFWDYSIELSYLENPQDLQLAAELGKTLLERNKELENIIKTHQSTVEEQAQEIEYMKKQTAALREVNDSRLKIYEQLEVSIQDLERANHRLVIENTSDKKLIKSQCLTIENLEARCEEFQKKIDEINEQHESILRQQTASQSTNTAQTQTFVWKAPAMQGGSIQQSAASRGQRPFQEAIIDSNVRQFHTTVSTNDEEVTELLRQVQEARSQRTREQKKVAELEQQLTTVLQENTTLEEQLNVLRGKAQDVKNLQEEINTLEEVRRGQLCGRCLRGMESKTHDELSIMLNQEEYDDISMAESLINDTQRDTVSVTEDTNEEHEGQSDLKNPYRELVEKYQALLEVQRLSALRRKDSIPTPMSLQEELEMSGEFNSFHAPTLETEIQQEPTKPASGNVTRAKTEVCGKKILSATPTDFSEAETSSSGFLDETSNKATQTEGRPGSFLCSIADGEDCKFSIYDDNSPFESRFRKTPEYRQLFSEIFSVLKRAAEAKDEGEKLPLLDDSTNTTASQQQSPTPLQEDIPSETTDDNQSVTSSMFSSAVSEPPYKVQLPASSNGVKEEQNTEASTTAQEKTRTDVVRDANHTVSIALNYKNKTSRKNTNRKLSYNERPTTPDTIPTTNPRFVPPRPNSSGKRKFRPFTIANHNGNLVRNGYSYASKTKESPNSARQPNNVYIQNHNDQQNSSFEYRNYKPSTASEDVARLKRLEMSYAEVLRLPNRCKISNRRRN, from the exons ATGAGTGAACATAACGATTCGCAGACGCCGCTAAATTCCTTCGATTTTTGGGATTACTCCATCGAGCTGTCTTATCTTGAAAATCCGCAAG ACTTGCAATTGGCTGCAGAACTCGGCAAAACACTTTTAGAACGGAACAAGGAATTAGAAAACATTATCAAAACACACCAGTCCACCGTTGAGGAACAAGCACAAGAAATAGAG TATATGAAAAAACAAACAGCTGCTTTGAGGGAGGTAAACGACTCACGACTGAAAATTTATGAGCAACTCGAAGTCAGCATCCAGGATTTGGAACGTGCAAATCACCGTCTCGTGATTGAGAACACAAGTGACAAAAAGCTAATCAAAAG CCAGTGTTTGACAATCGAGAACTTGGAAGCTCGGTGCGAGGAATTTCAGAAGAAAATCGACGAGATAAACGAACAACATGAGAGTATACTTCGGCAACAAACTGCGAGTCAATCGACGAATACCGCACAGACACAGACCTTTGTATGGAAAGCGCCGGCCATGCAGGGTGGCAGCATACAACAg agcGCTGCCTCACGTGGCCAAAGACCTTTCCAAGAAGCTATCATTGACTCGAACGTTCGGCAGTTTCATACAACAGTTTCAACAAACGACGAAGAAGTTACCGAATTGCTGAGGCAGGTGCAGGAAGCGCGAAGTCAAAGAACAAGGGAGCAAAAGAAAGTCGCTGAGCTCGAACAACAATTAACTACCGTATTGCAGGAAAATACAACATTAGAAGAACAGTTGAACGTTTTGCGGGGTAAAGCGCAAGACGTCAAAAATCTTCAAGAAGAAATAAACACGCTCGAAGAAGTCAG ACGAGGCCAACTATGTGGACGATGTTTACGCGGAATGGAATCTAAAACACACGACGAACTCTCTATAATGTTGAACCAGGAAGAATACGATGATATTAGCATGGCTGAATCACTCATAAATGACACTCAACGTGACACCGTATCTGTTACTGAG GATACGAACGAGGAACACGAAGGGCAAAGCGACTTGAAGAATCCCTACAGAGAGCTGGTAGAAAAGTACCAAGCTTTGTTAGAAGTTCAAAGACTGTCGGCTCTTCGACGAAAGGACAGCATACCAACGCCCATGTCGTTGCAAGAAGAATTAGAGATGTCGGGCGAATTTAACAGCTTTCATGCTCCGACGTTGGAAACAGAGATTCAACAAGAGCCGACGAAACCTGCCAGTGGAAACGTTACACGTGCCAAAACTGAAGTATGCGGTAAGAAGATACTCTCGGCTACACCTACAGACTTCTCCGAAGCCGAGACTTCGTCTTCTGGATTCTTGGACGAGACGAGCAATAAAGCGACGCAAACGGAAGGAAGACCCGGCTCCTTCCTTTGTTCTATCGCGGACGGAGAAGATTGCAAGTTCAGCATATACGACGATAATAGCCCGTTCGAGAGTAGATTTAGGAAAACACCGGAATACAGACAATTGTTTAGTGAAATATTCAGCGTCCTTAAACGAGCGGCGGAAGCCAAAGACGAAGGGGAAAAATTACCATTGCTGGATGATTCTACGAATACGACAGCTTCTCAACAGCAATCCCCGACTCCGCTCCAAGAGGATATTCCAAGCGAGACTACGGACGACAATCAGAGCGTCACTTCGTCCATGTTCTCCTCCGCTGTATCTGAGCCGCCTTACAAAGTACAATTGCCTGCCTCGTCGAACGGAGTTAAAGAAGAACAAAATACCGAGGCAAGTACGACTGCGCAGGAAAAAACTAGAACCGATGTTGTTCGAGACGCGAATCATACGGTCTCTATAGCgcttaattataaaaataagacCTCAAGGAAAAATACCAATAGAAAATTGTCGTATAACGAGAGACCAACGACGCCTGACACGATTCCGACGACAAACCCGAGGTTCGTTCCGCCAAGGCCGAACAGCAGTGGAAAGAGGAAGTTCAGACCTTTCACAATCGCCAATCACAATGGTAATCTCGTCCGTAATGGGTACAGTTATGCgagtaaaacgaaagaatcgcCCAATTCCGCAAGACAGCCAAATAACGTGTACATACAGAACCACAATGATCAACAAAATAGCAGTTTCGAGTACAGAAACTATAAACCGAGCACCGCGTCTGAAGACGTCGCTCGATTAAAACGTTTAGAAATGTCTTACGCAGAAGTTCTCCGATTGCCAAATAGGTGTAAAATAAGTAATCGtcgtagaaattaa